The following proteins are encoded in a genomic region of Verrucomicrobiia bacterium:
- the metK gene encoding methionine adenosyltransferase, producing the protein MSKKFIFSSESVGEGHPDKVADTISDAVLDACLAQDKFSRVACETYVKSNVVVVGGEITTHAKLDFVKISRDAIREIGYVNDDDVFHADKVFVNVYVTQQSADIAQGVDARKAKGKKTNKQGAGDQGLMFGYACDETPELMPAPVMFAHRLGRELTRIRKSGKAPWLRPDAKSQVSVVYENNKPVAISNVVISTQHAADAEHAEIEKFCIEKIIKNVLPKNLLTAQTEYLINPTGRFVIGGPQGDTGLTGRKIIVDTYGGWGRHGGGAFSGKDPTKVDRSAAYMGRWVAKNVVAAKLASRCEVQFAYAIGHPDPVSVCVDTFGTNTVDEAKIEKAINKVFSFQPSDIIDQLNLRRPIYSKTTNYGHFGKDDKDLTWESTSIAATLKKAAK; encoded by the coding sequence ATGAGCAAAAAATTCATCTTCTCTTCGGAGTCCGTCGGCGAAGGCCATCCGGACAAAGTGGCCGATACTATTTCTGACGCAGTTCTCGACGCCTGTTTGGCGCAGGACAAGTTCAGCCGCGTGGCTTGCGAAACTTACGTGAAATCCAACGTCGTGGTGGTGGGCGGCGAGATCACGACGCATGCCAAGCTCGACTTCGTGAAGATCTCCCGTGATGCGATCCGCGAGATCGGTTACGTGAATGATGATGATGTGTTCCATGCCGACAAGGTGTTCGTGAACGTGTATGTGACCCAGCAGTCGGCGGACATCGCGCAAGGCGTGGATGCCCGCAAGGCGAAGGGCAAGAAGACGAACAAGCAGGGCGCTGGTGACCAGGGCCTCATGTTCGGCTACGCCTGTGATGAAACGCCGGAGCTGATGCCCGCGCCCGTGATGTTCGCGCATCGCCTGGGCCGTGAGCTCACGCGCATCCGCAAGAGCGGCAAGGCTCCGTGGCTCCGCCCGGACGCGAAGTCTCAAGTCTCCGTGGTTTACGAGAACAACAAGCCGGTGGCCATCTCGAACGTCGTGATCTCCACGCAGCACGCGGCGGACGCGGAACACGCTGAGATCGAGAAGTTCTGCATCGAGAAGATCATCAAGAACGTTCTCCCGAAGAATTTGCTCACGGCGCAGACCGAGTATTTGATCAATCCGACGGGCCGTTTCGTGATCGGTGGGCCGCAAGGCGACACCGGTTTGACGGGCCGCAAGATCATCGTGGATACCTACGGCGGTTGGGGCCGTCACGGTGGTGGCGCGTTCTCCGGCAAAGATCCGACGAAGGTGGACCGCAGCGCCGCTTACATGGGCCGCTGGGTCGCCAAGAACGTCGTGGCCGCGAAGCTCGCTTCCCGTTGCGAAGTGCAGTTCGCCTACGCCATCGGTCATCCTGACCCGGTCAGCGTGTGCGTGGATACGTTTGGCACGAACACGGTGGACGAAGCGAAGATCGAGAAGGCCATCAACAAGGTGTTCAGCTTCCAGCCTTCGGACATCATCGACCAGCTCAACCTGCGTCGCCCGATCTACAGCAAGACGACCAACTACGGTCACTTCGGCAAGGATGACAAGGATCTGACCTGGGAATCCACCAGCATTGCGGCCACTTTGAAGAAGGCGGCCAAGTAA
- a CDS encoding four helix bundle protein, translating to MAFQSFEKLEVWKRSCRLAVDVNKALLDSRNFALRDQMIRASISIPSNIAEGHERDSRADFIRFLRIAKGSSAELRTQCYLARKLDVLSKDDARSSSTNAENCRQCYRD from the coding sequence ATGGCATTCCAATCCTTTGAAAAGCTTGAGGTTTGGAAACGTTCGTGTCGTTTGGCGGTAGATGTAAACAAAGCTTTGCTGGATTCGAGAAACTTTGCGCTTCGTGATCAAATGATCCGGGCTTCGATCTCGATTCCATCAAACATAGCAGAAGGACACGAACGTGATAGCAGAGCTGATTTTATCCGCTTCCTGAGGATAGCCAAAGGCTCGTCTGCGGAACTGCGAACACAGTGTTATCTGGCGCGTAAGCTGGATGTGCTGTCCAAAGATGACGCGAGAAGTTCATCAACGAATGCCGAGAATTGTCGGCAATGCTACAGGGATTGA
- the ahcY gene encoding adenosylhomocysteinase: protein MAKTKSKAVAAAVLAEVTAATANLAAYTALTPSGKDYIVRDFALAEWGRKEIAVAEHEMPGLMSVRKKYAKQKPLKGVRVTGSLHMTIQTAVLIETLVAIGADVRWASCNIFSTQDHAASAIAATGTPVFAWKGETLEEYWELTLKAVLFPGDKGPELVVDDGGDVTLLIHKGYELENGSKWAYETKGDSHEVSVVKALLRRVAKEKPGIWTKIVKDWKGVSEETTTGVHRLYQLAEQGKLLVPAINVNDSVTKSKFDNLYGCRESLADGIKRATDVMLAGKVAVVCGYGDVGKGCAHSLRAYGSRVVVTEIDPINALQAAMEGFEVNTVESTLGVGDIYVTTTGNCDIITVDHLLAMKDQAIVCNIGHFDNEIQVDALKKVKGVKIENIKPQYDRYHLPGNKSIYMLAEGRLVNLGCATGHPSFVMSNSFTNQTLAQIDLWANKDKYAKTVYRLPKKLDEEVARLHLEKIGVKLTKLTKAQAEYLGVPADGPYKPEHYRY, encoded by the coding sequence ATGGCTAAAACAAAATCTAAGGCAGTAGCCGCCGCCGTGTTGGCGGAAGTGACCGCTGCGACCGCGAATCTCGCGGCTTACACTGCGCTGACCCCTTCGGGCAAAGATTACATCGTGCGTGATTTCGCGCTGGCCGAATGGGGCCGCAAGGAGATCGCGGTGGCTGAGCACGAGATGCCCGGCCTGATGTCTGTGCGCAAGAAGTACGCGAAGCAGAAGCCGCTGAAGGGCGTGCGCGTGACGGGTTCCCTGCACATGACGATCCAGACGGCGGTGCTCATCGAGACGCTGGTGGCCATCGGTGCCGACGTGCGCTGGGCTTCGTGCAACATCTTCTCCACGCAAGATCATGCAGCCTCGGCCATCGCGGCCACAGGCACGCCGGTCTTCGCCTGGAAGGGTGAGACGCTGGAAGAATATTGGGAGCTGACGCTGAAGGCGGTCTTGTTCCCTGGTGACAAAGGCCCGGAACTGGTCGTCGATGACGGCGGTGACGTGACCTTGCTCATCCACAAGGGCTACGAATTGGAAAACGGCTCCAAGTGGGCTTACGAGACGAAGGGCGACAGCCATGAAGTCTCCGTGGTGAAGGCGCTCCTGCGCCGCGTGGCGAAGGAAAAGCCGGGTATCTGGACGAAGATCGTGAAGGACTGGAAGGGCGTTTCCGAAGAGACGACCACAGGCGTGCATCGCCTCTATCAGCTCGCCGAACAAGGCAAGCTGCTGGTGCCGGCCATCAACGTGAACGACTCCGTCACGAAGTCCAAGTTCGACAATCTCTACGGCTGCCGCGAATCGCTGGCGGACGGCATCAAGCGCGCGACGGACGTGATGCTCGCGGGCAAAGTTGCTGTCGTTTGCGGTTACGGTGACGTGGGCAAAGGCTGCGCACACTCGTTGCGCGCTTATGGTTCCCGCGTGGTTGTCACGGAGATCGATCCGATCAATGCCTTGCAGGCGGCGATGGAAGGTTTCGAAGTCAATACGGTGGAGAGCACGCTCGGCGTGGGTGACATCTATGTGACCACGACGGGTAACTGCGACATCATCACGGTGGATCACCTCCTCGCGATGAAGGACCAGGCGATCGTCTGTAACATCGGTCACTTCGACAACGAGATCCAAGTGGACGCGTTGAAGAAGGTGAAAGGTGTGAAGATCGAGAACATCAAGCCGCAGTATGACCGCTATCATCTGCCGGGCAACAAGAGCATCTACATGCTGGCCGAAGGCCGCCTGGTGAACCTCGGCTGCGCCACGGGCCATCCGAGCTTCGTGATGTCGAACTCGTTCACGAACCAGACGCTCGCGCAGATCGACCTCTGGGCGAACAAGGACAAGTATGCCAAGACGGTCTACCGTCTGCCCAAGAAGCTGGACGAAGAAGTGGCCCGCCTGCACCTCGAGAAGATCGGCGTGAAGCTGACGAAGCTGACCAAGGCGCAGGCCGAATACCTCGGCGTGCCGGCTGATGGTCCGTACAAGCCTGAGCATTACCGCTACTAA
- a CDS encoding DUF4303 domain-containing protein, with protein sequence MNFVDVDSIFDFLKTTPMTKSAFKKLRTAITDAARTTFTKLLSDHPEEEFYAFTLATNNDTTLITASANTEEGLIRRAKAYEKDKKKGLQRRADSLRWNPADWAYVCAGDDAFEEAQKMLDVLPDFHDLDEDDAEKEFESRISLFIESLKALDEEGFFGRGAKRQKITLLVTMGDQETGLLLRCAQELNPAKVYKEFAKAFPTETAGKFKGIGSRKAYEAQAVVLSRAGQLLACLISSSSGNPYVFGFQLPGFKEVLNFPIRDQVSLNSLAVSPDAKSIYAGWIDLGDDEKSGIRCWDVSTKKLKWDVKANQTSSLDASPDGSVIASKDVNGNTFVWDVQQGKQIWKFPGTKGDYLTCIRFSPTGTMLASCGKKGIQFWDYKSGKKTGSLDEPGRSIAFSPDGKLLAIATPEEHTRRDVSIWDVSSRKLLKRLDVVKGSRFRVSVGPDDHEDVRPDVVAFSPDGQWLVVLRSWPGSAVLWDWKKSQELIWMNPNYECLDGAVFLPDGKTVAIAGRPMDGPPLLLWDISDAAKA encoded by the coding sequence ATGAATTTCGTTGATGTAGATAGTATCTTCGATTTTCTTAAAACCACTCCCATGACAAAATCGGCTTTTAAAAAATTGCGCACTGCGATAACCGACGCCGCCCGCACTACCTTCACAAAACTTCTCTCAGATCATCCTGAAGAGGAGTTTTATGCGTTCACCCTGGCGACGAATAACGACACCACACTCATCACGGCCAGCGCCAATACTGAAGAGGGTTTGATTCGACGCGCGAAAGCGTATGAAAAAGATAAGAAAAAAGGTCTTCAGCGGCGGGCAGACAGCTTAAGATGGAATCCCGCAGACTGGGCCTATGTATGCGCAGGTGATGACGCTTTCGAAGAAGCACAGAAAATGTTGGATGTCCTTCCTGATTTCCACGATTTAGATGAAGACGATGCTGAAAAAGAGTTTGAGTCGCGAATCTCTCTTTTCATCGAATCACTGAAAGCCCTCGATGAAGAAGGTTTTTTCGGACGCGGTGCCAAGCGCCAGAAAATAACTTTGCTAGTCACCATGGGTGATCAGGAAACTGGCTTGCTCCTGAGATGTGCCCAAGAACTGAACCCCGCCAAGGTTTATAAAGAGTTTGCCAAAGCATTCCCCACCGAGACGGCAGGCAAATTCAAAGGCATTGGATCGCGCAAAGCCTATGAGGCCCAAGCGGTAGTTCTTTCGCGAGCCGGCCAATTACTGGCTTGTCTCATCTCATCCAGCAGCGGAAATCCTTATGTGTTCGGGTTCCAACTGCCGGGCTTTAAAGAAGTCCTGAATTTTCCGATCCGGGATCAGGTCAGTCTCAACAGTTTAGCTGTGTCCCCAGATGCCAAAAGCATCTATGCAGGATGGATAGACTTGGGTGATGACGAAAAATCAGGCATCCGCTGTTGGGATGTCAGCACCAAAAAACTGAAATGGGATGTCAAAGCCAATCAGACATCCAGCTTGGATGCTTCACCTGATGGCTCCGTCATCGCTTCCAAGGATGTCAATGGTAACACCTTTGTATGGGATGTGCAGCAGGGAAAACAGATTTGGAAATTTCCTGGGACCAAAGGTGATTACCTCACCTGCATACGTTTTTCACCCACTGGCACCATGCTGGCGTCTTGCGGCAAAAAAGGGATTCAGTTTTGGGATTATAAATCCGGGAAAAAGACCGGTTCCTTGGATGAACCAGGCAGGAGCATCGCTTTTTCACCCGATGGTAAATTGCTGGCAATAGCCACCCCTGAAGAACACACGCGCCGGGATGTCTCCATCTGGGACGTATCCAGCCGAAAACTGCTCAAGCGCCTGGATGTCGTCAAAGGCTCCCGTTTCAGAGTCAGTGTCGGGCCAGATGACCACGAGGATGTCAGACCTGATGTTGTCGCCTTTTCTCCAGACGGCCAATGGTTGGTTGTGCTAAGGAGTTGGCCCGGATCGGCTGTGCTTTGGGATTGGAAAAAATCACAAGAACTGATCTGGATGAACCCAAATTACGAATGCTTGGATGGAGCAGTCTTCCTCCCGGATGGAAAAACCGTTGCCATCGCTGGACGTCCTATGGATGGGCCTCCATTGCTGCTTTGGGATATCTCCGATGCTGCTAAAGCATAA
- a CDS encoding PAS domain S-box protein — MANDSSALNLLEGGALDGVWCWDLEVPGRKWFSSHFWRCIGVEAADGLSISNWEDWVQPDEREAVLNALMQATNDTGFNLDRIIRYRHANGSTVWKHSRGVVIRNENGKAIRLMGVDRDLTPLMNLQAEYADRVAVLETANRQLEKEQERFRSLVESAPDAVVITDKHGKIILVNAQTEKLFGYVRKELIGLPVETLIPQRYRGHHPDYRHKYHEAPHARPMGSGKELFGLKKSGEEFPVEISLNVMETDEGRLVSAAIRDVTAQKAAAEEIKNANARLTHQADALEKSNLELQHFAYVVSHDLQTPLRSISGFVQLLQQEYGDKLDEQAVEWIRRTVLGTQRMQTLIRDIMAYSRVETRVHRFTRLSLNEVFAEAVDVLADSIRESNARVNREELPEVLADRPQMVQLLQNLIGNAIKYKGEVQPQVTVSGADQGIEWQVTVKDNGIGIASEHFQRIFDVFQRLHTQKAIPGTGIGLSICRRVVLRHGGRIWVESEPGKGSSFHFTIPKSEGENL, encoded by the coding sequence ATGGCCAACGACAGCTCAGCTTTAAATCTTCTAGAAGGGGGCGCACTGGACGGGGTATGGTGTTGGGATTTGGAAGTTCCTGGACGCAAATGGTTTAGCTCCCATTTTTGGCGTTGCATAGGGGTTGAAGCAGCAGATGGTCTATCGATTTCAAATTGGGAGGATTGGGTCCAGCCTGACGAGCGGGAGGCAGTGTTGAATGCTCTGATGCAGGCGACGAACGATACGGGATTCAATTTAGATCGCATCATACGTTACCGCCATGCCAATGGTTCTACAGTCTGGAAGCATAGTCGTGGGGTGGTGATCCGAAATGAGAACGGTAAAGCGATTCGTTTGATGGGGGTAGACCGTGATCTGACGCCGCTGATGAATCTGCAGGCAGAGTATGCAGATCGGGTTGCGGTGCTGGAGACAGCCAACAGGCAACTGGAAAAGGAGCAGGAGCGGTTTCGAAGTCTGGTTGAGTCGGCCCCTGATGCGGTCGTCATCACGGACAAGCATGGGAAGATCATTCTAGTGAATGCGCAGACGGAAAAGCTCTTCGGCTACGTTCGGAAAGAGTTGATTGGTCTGCCCGTGGAGACGCTTATCCCGCAGCGTTATCGTGGTCATCATCCAGATTACCGGCACAAGTATCACGAGGCACCACATGCGCGGCCGATGGGTAGCGGTAAGGAGTTGTTCGGACTAAAAAAGAGTGGGGAAGAATTTCCGGTTGAGATCAGCTTGAACGTGATGGAAACGGACGAGGGAAGACTCGTCTCGGCAGCCATCCGTGATGTGACTGCACAGAAGGCAGCCGCTGAGGAGATCAAGAACGCCAATGCCCGGCTGACTCATCAGGCGGACGCGTTGGAGAAAAGTAATCTGGAGTTGCAACACTTTGCCTATGTCGTGTCACACGATCTTCAGACACCTTTACGCAGCATCAGCGGTTTTGTGCAGCTCTTGCAGCAGGAGTATGGTGACAAGCTGGATGAGCAGGCGGTGGAATGGATCCGCCGGACGGTGTTGGGCACACAGCGCATGCAGACGCTCATCCGTGATATCATGGCGTATTCACGCGTAGAGACCCGGGTGCATCGTTTTACCCGGTTGAGTCTGAATGAGGTGTTTGCTGAGGCGGTGGATGTGCTGGCGGATTCTATCCGGGAGTCGAACGCCAGGGTGAATCGGGAAGAACTGCCGGAAGTCCTGGCAGACCGCCCACAGATGGTCCAACTCCTGCAAAATCTCATCGGCAATGCCATCAAGTACAAGGGGGAGGTGCAGCCGCAGGTCACTGTTTCCGGAGCCGATCAGGGGATAGAGTGGCAAGTGACCGTGAAAGACAACGGCATTGGTATCGCTTCGGAACATTTTCAGCGGATATTTGATGTGTTTCAGCGGCTGCACACTCAGAAGGCGATTCCCGGCACGGGCATCGGGCTTTCGATTTGCCGGCGTGTTGTGCTGCGCCATGGTGGCAGGATCTGGGTTGAATCTGAGCCCGGCAAGGGGAGCAGTTTTCATTTTACCATCCCGAAATCCGAAGGGGAAAATTTATGA
- a CDS encoding response regulator, whose translation MSDELKNARLAEILLVEDNEDDVLLTREGLKRSKVAVHLHHVENGVECMAYLRKQGKYVNAATPDVILLDLNMPVMNGYEVLEQIANDPKLNHLPVVILTTSADEQDILKMYKLRCSSYIVKPVDFIQFQRVINEFTNYWFSVVVLPKKKAL comes from the coding sequence ATGAGTGATGAACTGAAAAACGCGCGTCTGGCGGAGATTCTGCTGGTGGAAGACAATGAAGACGATGTGTTGCTTACGCGCGAGGGATTGAAACGCTCGAAAGTCGCGGTACACCTCCATCATGTGGAGAACGGTGTCGAGTGCATGGCCTACTTGCGCAAACAGGGCAAATATGTCAATGCCGCCACGCCGGATGTGATCTTGCTGGATCTGAACATGCCGGTGATGAACGGATATGAGGTGCTGGAGCAGATTGCGAATGATCCGAAACTGAACCACCTGCCAGTAGTCATTCTGACGACATCAGCAGATGAGCAGGACATCCTGAAGATGTATAAGCTGCGATGCAGCTCCTACATCGTGAAACCTGTGGATTTTATCCAGTTCCAGCGGGTCATCAACGAGTTCACGAATTACTGGTTCTCCGTCGTGGTGCTGCCGAAGAAGAAAGCGCTGTGA
- the folE2 gene encoding GTP cyclohydrolase FolE2 — MSETLTMQKHQLHDKQNEPDHRELRIDKVGVRGLRFPIIIRDKAHSTQNTIATIGMYVDLPKEFKGTHMSRFVEVLNAHGNIVHVENITDILKAMQAKLHAQTAHLEMEFPFFLTKKAPVSGLPSVMDYTARFDAAACGKDVVLVLTVMIPVTTLCPCSKAISKYGAHNQRGTVTVQIKSDKIIWIEDVIALVESSASSELYSLLKRQDEKAVTERAYENPVFVEDLVRNVVTKLNGNKDITWYKVEAENYESIHNHNAYACIEKG; from the coding sequence ATGAGCGAGACTTTGACGATGCAAAAGCATCAACTACACGACAAACAGAACGAACCCGACCACCGTGAACTGCGTATCGACAAGGTAGGCGTTCGTGGGCTGCGCTTTCCCATCATCATCCGAGACAAGGCGCACAGCACCCAGAACACCATTGCCACCATCGGCATGTATGTGGATCTGCCGAAAGAGTTCAAGGGCACCCACATGAGCCGCTTTGTCGAGGTGCTGAACGCACACGGCAACATCGTCCACGTGGAGAACATCACGGACATCTTGAAGGCCATGCAGGCTAAGCTCCACGCGCAGACCGCGCATCTGGAGATGGAGTTTCCTTTCTTCCTCACGAAAAAAGCGCCCGTCTCTGGCTTGCCCAGCGTGATGGATTACACCGCCCGCTTTGACGCCGCTGCGTGTGGAAAAGATGTCGTCCTGGTGCTCACTGTCATGATTCCCGTGACCACCCTCTGCCCCTGCTCCAAGGCGATTTCCAAATACGGTGCACACAACCAACGCGGCACGGTGACCGTACAGATCAAGAGTGATAAAATCATCTGGATCGAAGACGTCATCGCTCTCGTCGAAAGCTCCGCGAGCAGCGAGCTCTACTCCTTGCTCAAGCGTCAGGATGAAAAAGCCGTCACCGAACGCGCCTACGAAAACCCTGTCTTCGTAGAAGACCTCGTGCGCAATGTCGTGACCAAGCTGAACGGAAACAAAGACATCACGTGGTATAAAGTGGAAGCCGAGAACTACGAGAGCATCCACAACCACAACGCCTACGCCTGCATCGAAAAGGGCTGA
- a CDS encoding phosphopantetheine-binding protein, whose protein sequence is MQTNAEIKQRIKKVMVENLMLQVTAEEIGDDQPLFGPDSLGLDSVDALQLVVALDKNFGLKIPDQAAAKQILTSVSAMADAVEKHLAAKG, encoded by the coding sequence ATGCAAACGAACGCAGAGATCAAACAGCGGATCAAAAAGGTGATGGTGGAAAACCTGATGCTTCAGGTGACGGCAGAGGAGATCGGGGATGACCAACCGCTCTTTGGTCCGGACAGCCTCGGCCTGGATTCCGTGGATGCGCTGCAACTGGTGGTCGCGCTGGACAAGAATTTCGGTCTCAAGATCCCGGATCAGGCGGCGGCGAAGCAGATTTTGACGAGTGTGAGTGCGATGGCGGATGCGGTGGAAAAACATCTGGCGGCGAAGGGCTGA
- a CDS encoding sugar phosphate isomerase/epimerase has protein sequence MNAHTDSTSSRRDFIKSTALVVTAAAVATPSLVSAQQTKTTKVKLGFDNFSIRNSNWKAGQVLDYAAAQKVDVVLFSDLDVYENHTEAYLKDLKKKADDLGIEIQGGTGSICPTSNSYGQVKKWGTAEEHLKLTIKIAKTLGSKVARCYLGNARDRASEGGIEARMKDTVATCKAVKSYAQDNGIKIAIENHAGDMQAWELQALIEEAGKDYVGATIDPGNATWTLEDPHVNLEILAPYAACAGIRDSIVWETPNGANAKWAAVGEGVVDMKAYLKRWVELCPNVPVTLEIISEYAKQHDYLKADFWKVFPKVRPYEFARFTALARKGKPAESFKGSGQAQADYQKAELERSIKYCKTELGLGLKA, from the coding sequence ATGAACGCCCATACAGATTCCACTAGCTCGCGCCGCGATTTCATCAAATCCACAGCTTTGGTAGTCACTGCTGCTGCAGTAGCGACGCCTTCGCTCGTTTCCGCTCAACAAACGAAAACGACGAAGGTGAAGCTGGGCTTCGATAATTTCTCCATCCGTAATTCCAACTGGAAAGCGGGCCAAGTCCTCGATTACGCAGCGGCGCAGAAGGTGGATGTCGTTCTCTTCTCGGACCTCGACGTTTACGAGAATCATACGGAGGCGTATCTCAAGGATTTGAAGAAGAAGGCGGATGACTTGGGCATCGAAATCCAAGGCGGCACGGGAAGCATTTGTCCCACGTCCAATTCTTATGGTCAGGTGAAGAAGTGGGGCACGGCAGAGGAACATCTCAAACTGACGATCAAGATTGCGAAGACTCTGGGCTCGAAGGTGGCGCGGTGTTATCTCGGGAATGCGCGTGACCGGGCTTCCGAAGGCGGCATTGAGGCGCGCATGAAAGACACCGTGGCTACGTGCAAGGCGGTGAAGAGCTATGCGCAGGATAATGGCATCAAGATCGCGATCGAGAATCACGCGGGCGACATGCAGGCGTGGGAGTTGCAGGCGTTGATCGAAGAGGCGGGCAAGGATTACGTGGGTGCGACGATTGATCCGGGCAATGCGACGTGGACGCTGGAAGATCCGCATGTGAACCTGGAAATCCTCGCGCCGTACGCGGCGTGTGCAGGCATCCGCGATTCCATCGTGTGGGAGACGCCGAACGGGGCTAATGCAAAATGGGCGGCGGTGGGTGAAGGCGTGGTGGACATGAAAGCGTATCTGAAGCGCTGGGTGGAATTGTGCCCGAATGTACCAGTGACGCTGGAGATCATCTCGGAATACGCGAAGCAGCATGATTATCTGAAGGCGGATTTCTGGAAGGTGTTTCCGAAGGTGCGTCCGTATGAGTTCGCACGGTTCACCGCGCTGGCGCGGAAGGGCAAGCCGGCGGAATCGTTCAAGGGTTCCGGCCAGGCACAGGCTGATTACCAGAAGGCGGAACTGGAGCGGAGCATCAAGTATTGCAAGACGGAGCTGGGGCTGGGACTGAAGGCGTAA
- a CDS encoding thioesterase family protein — protein sequence MSQQVFTHTHRVTYSDCTVRNHVYYGRFLDLLEEARGEFFRSLGITFLQLEEQGVIFPVLDVQLKYRAAARYDDVLKIELWVAEIRSVKVMFAYRVLNAEGKLLVEGTTIHACTSTEDKPMRIPEELAGKLEGFLKKE from the coding sequence ATGAGTCAGCAGGTTTTTACGCATACGCATCGGGTGACGTACTCGGATTGTACGGTGAGGAATCATGTGTATTATGGACGGTTCTTGGATTTATTGGAGGAGGCGCGCGGGGAGTTCTTTCGTTCGTTGGGGATCACGTTTCTGCAACTGGAAGAGCAGGGCGTCATTTTTCCGGTGCTGGATGTGCAGTTGAAGTATCGCGCGGCGGCAAGATATGACGATGTGCTGAAGATTGAGTTGTGGGTCGCAGAGATACGTTCGGTGAAGGTGATGTTTGCGTATCGAGTGCTGAATGCGGAGGGTAAGCTGCTGGTGGAGGGGACGACAATCCATGCTTGCACGAGCACGGAGGATAAGCCGATGCGGATACCGGAGGAACTGGCGGGGAAGCTGGAAGGATTTCTAAAGAAGGAATAG